A genomic segment from Spongiibacter sp. IMCC21906 encodes:
- the rplQ gene encoding 50S ribosomal protein L17, translating to MRHRQSGRQLNRNSSHRKAMFRNMTASLVEHELIKTTVPKAKELRRYAEPLITLAKSDSVANRRLAFDRLRCDEAVGKLFSELGPRYEGRPGGYLRIMKCGLRTGDKAPMAYVELVDRPQIEEEEGDED from the coding sequence ATGCGCCATCGTCAAAGCGGCCGTCAACTAAACCGTAATAGCTCACATCGCAAAGCGATGTTCCGCAATATGACGGCTTCCCTGGTGGAACACGAGCTGATTAAAACTACTGTCCCCAAAGCGAAAGAGCTGCGTCGTTACGCTGAGCCTCTTATCACCTTGGCCAAGTCAGACAGCGTTGCCAATCGCCGCTTGGCGTTTGACCGTCTTCGCTGCGACGAAGCGGTGGGTAAATTGTTCTCTGAACTTGGCCCGCGGTATGAAGGTCGTCCTGGTGGTTACCTGCGCATCATGAAGTGTGGTCTGCGTACTGGCGACAAAGCACCAATGGCTTACGTTGAATTGGTAGATCGTCCGCAAATTGAAGAAGAGGAAGGCGACGAAGATTAA
- the rpoA gene encoding DNA-directed RNA polymerase subunit alpha, translating to MQSAVNEFLTPRVIQVEELGATRAKVTLEPLERGFGHTLGNALRRILLSSMPGCAIVEAEIDGVLHEYSAMEGVQEDVIEILLNLKEVAVVLHGKDQAVLTLSKKGAGPVTAGDIQTDHEVEVMNPEHVIAHLNSDGDINMRLTVNRGRGYVPADSRETGDEETRSIGRLQLDASYSPISRVSYVVESARVEQRTDLDKLVLDLETNGTIDSEEAIRRAATILQQQLAVFVDLESEGESEPSREENEVDPILLRPVDDLELTVRSANCLKAENIYYIGDLVQRTEVELLKTPNLGKKSLTEIKDVLASRGLSLGLRLDNWPPASLRNDDRVLA from the coding sequence ATGCAAAGTGCAGTGAACGAATTTTTAACACCTCGGGTTATTCAAGTTGAAGAACTGGGCGCTACTCGTGCCAAGGTAACCTTGGAGCCTTTAGAGCGCGGTTTTGGCCACACGCTGGGCAACGCTCTTCGCCGTATTTTGCTGTCGTCTATGCCGGGTTGCGCTATTGTTGAAGCAGAAATCGATGGCGTACTCCATGAATACAGCGCAATGGAAGGTGTTCAGGAAGACGTTATTGAAATCCTGCTGAACCTGAAAGAAGTTGCTGTTGTGTTGCACGGCAAAGATCAAGCGGTACTCACGCTTAGCAAAAAAGGCGCGGGTCCGGTGACAGCGGGTGACATTCAGACTGATCACGAAGTTGAGGTGATGAACCCTGAGCATGTGATTGCCCATCTGAATAGCGACGGTGACATCAACATGCGTTTGACCGTGAATCGTGGTCGCGGTTATGTCCCTGCTGATTCTCGTGAGACGGGTGACGAAGAGACTCGCTCCATTGGTCGTTTGCAGTTAGATGCGAGCTACAGCCCCATCAGCCGTGTTAGCTATGTGGTTGAAAGCGCTCGTGTTGAGCAGCGTACTGACTTGGATAAGTTGGTTCTGGATTTGGAAACCAATGGCACAATTGATTCTGAAGAAGCGATTCGTCGCGCAGCGACTATTCTTCAGCAGCAGCTGGCTGTGTTTGTTGATCTTGAAAGCGAAGGTGAGTCTGAGCCTTCCCGCGAAGAAAACGAAGTGGATCCAATTCTGCTGCGTCCAGTTGATGATCTTGAACTTACAGTTCGATCTGCAAACTGCCTGAAAGCTGAAAATATTTACTACATCGGTGACCTTGTACAGCGTACCGAAGTAGAGCTGCTGAAGACCCCGAACCTGGGTAAGAAGTCGCTGACAGAAATCAAGGACGTGCTGGCATCCCGTGGCCTCTCTTTGGGTCTGCGTCTGGATAACTGGCCGCCTGCTAGCTTGAGAAACGACGATCGCGTTTTGGCCTGA